The Cylindrospermum stagnale PCC 7417 genome segment GAGACATTGAGATTTTGACAGTCTGGGAATTATCAATTATTTACCAAACACACTGCCAATAGCCCGTGCCATGTTTTGCGGTTGCATCGCATCTATTGCTGCGGTCGGTTCATAACCACAGTGAACCATGCAATCAGCACATTTGGGATTACCACTAGCACGACCGTATTTACTCCAGTCAGTTTTTGCTAATAGTTCATCAAAGCTGGTGTAATAACCTTCATTCAAAAGATAGCAGGGTTTTTGCCAACCGAGAACGCTGTAACTAGGGCTACCCCAAGGTGTGCATTCGTAGTCTTTTTCACCGATGAGAAAATCTAGAAATAGCGGGTTGTGATTAAAGTTCCAGTTCTTTTTACCGGCTGTGTATGGGGCTAAGATTTGGCGGAAGAGGGCGCGGGTTTGTTCCCGCTGGAGGAAATGATCTTGATCTGGTGCCCACTCATAACTGTAGCCTGGAGAAATCATCATCCCATCAGTATTCAGTGTTTCTAGGAAGTCGAAAAACTCTTGCATTTCTTGAGGATTACAACCTTCAAAAATAGTGGTGTTGGTGGTGACACGAAAGCCTTTAGCTTTGGCGGCGCGAATGGCTTTGACGGCGATATCAAAAACGCCTTTGCGGTCTACACATTGATCGTGCCATTCCCGCATTCCATCTAAATGGACGCTGAAAGTTAGATAAGGTGAAGGTTGAAACTTATCTAGGCTTTTTTCTAACAACAGAGCATTAGTACACAAGTAAATATACTTTTTGCGCTCAATTAATCCCCGAACAATTACATCAATTTGGGGATGTAACAGCGGTTCTCCTCCAGGAATAGAAACTACTGGTGCGCCGCATTCTTCAACTGCGGCAAAGCACTGTTCTGGGGTAAGGTTTTGCTTGAGTATTTCTGTTGGGTGCTGGATTTTTCCACAACCAGTACAGGCAAGGTTACAGCGGAAAAGAGGTTCCAACATCAATACTAGGGGAAAGCGTTTACGCCCTTTTAATCGCTGGGTAACGAGATACTTGCCGATATCTATTGCTTGTTGTAGATTAACTGCCATTGTTTTTATCACTCCTCTGTTATATGGAAAAACACCACTGTCCAAGTCAAAACTAAAAAGCACGCACTGGGCTTACTACTAGCTTTTATTGACATAGCCTTGAGAGACAAACCAATCTACAGCATCTTTGAGTGCTAGATTCAGGGAAGACTGAGGTAAACCCAACTCGCGGACAGCCTTAGAGGCATCATAATACATAGGTTGTTTCGCCATGCGGACACCATCTAAAGGTACTGAGGGCGTTTTACCTAAAGGTGCGAGGATTTTTTCATCAACCCAAGCAGCGCTGTAGGGTATCCAAGGGGGGATAGATTTTTGGGGTGGTTTTAAGCCGGTGATTTCGGCGAGTTGTTCTAGCAGTTGCTTGAGGCTGAGGTTTTGGTTTCCTAAGATATAGCGATCGCCTGATTTTCCCTTTTGCAACGCCAGTAAGTGCCCCCTGGCTACATCTCGGACATCAATAAAGTTCAAACCAGTATCTAAATAAAAGGGCATTTGTCGCCGTAAAAACCGCAGGATAATATCGCCGGTTGGGGTGGGTTTGATATCCATTGACCCAATGGGGCTGCTAGGATTGACGACAACGATTTCCTGTCCCAGACTTGCGGCGGCGATCGCTACTTGTTCAGCGAGAAACTTCGATTTTTTGTAATCACCCACCAATTTCTCTAAGGGACTCTGATAACTTTCATCTACGACTTTACCAGATGCCCCCACCCCAATCGCGGCTACGGAACTGGTGTACACAGTGCGTTCAATTCCAGCTTTTTGGGCGGCTGCCAAAACATTGCGCGTACCTTGGACATTATCAAAGTAAAGTTGCTCTTTGTCTACTTGCCATAGAGAATAATGGGCAGCGACATGAAATAGATATTGACAACCTTGCATTTGCTGCCACAAATCCGGGTGATTCAAATCGCCTTTGACAATTTCTACGGGTAAACCCCGGAGATTTCCCAAGTTACTGCTAGGGCGTACCAAAGCTTTAACGGTGTATCCTTCTTGTAACAACAACCTCACAACATGGGCACCAACAAAACCTGTACCCCCGGTAACAAATACTTGCGTCACAGGTTTTCCCTCTGCTTAAACCGGGGAAACCAATCATCTAAGATGGCGTAAACCACTGGGACAACAATTAAACTGAGGATAGTGGATGTTACCAAACCGCCGGCAATAGCTACAGCCATAGGCGATCGCAATTCGGAACCCGCACCCAAACCCAAAGCGATGGGTACCATCCCCAAAATAGTCGAAGCTGTAGTCATCATAATTGGTCGCAGACGCACTGGCCCAGCCTTGAGAATCGCCTCTGTCCGGTCTAACCCAGATTCCCGTAGCTGGTTGATATAATCCACAATCAAGATGGCGTTTTTGTTCGTGATTCCCAGCAAAAACACAAAACCGATCAGGGAAATCATCCCGAAATCACTCTTGGTAATCAGTAACGCCAACATCGCCCCCACCAATGCCAAAGGTAAAGAAACCCCAATTACCACAGGGTCTACCCAGCCTTTAAACAGCCAAATCAGCACCACCACAATACACAGTGCCGATAAACCCAAAGTTGCGCCAAAACTGCCAAACACCTCACCTTGGCGGGCAGAATCTCCTCCCAAGTCCAAAGAAACACCAGGGGGAATTACAGCTTTAGCTTCAGCCACGACTTTATCTGTAGCATTACCCAAGGTTAAATCCTTACCCAAATTTGCACCGATATAAGCCACCCGCTGATTATTCAAATGCTCAATTTGAAAAACTGTGTCTTGTTTGGTATCACCTGTAATGGTGACATCAGCAAATCCTGGTAGTTTCTCAATTCGCTCTTTAATTGCTTTGGTTGTTTTGCTGAGTGCTTTCAGGTCATCACCCCGCAAAGCTATTTGAAGCGGTTTTTGACCACCAGTATCGACAAATTGAATATCTTCAACGCTGGTTGTGACACCAGAAAGATTAGGCAAAGAAGCACGGAACTGATCTTGAAGTTCTGAAGTTTTAATTTCCCGATTTTCCTTCAACTTCACATAAAGCGTGCCTTTATTTGGCTCACCCTCACGAGAACCAATAGTAGTAAATACCGTTTCCACTGCGGGAGACTTTCTCACAACCGCTTCCAGTTTTTTCGCCACCTCCAAAGAATCATTCAACGGGTTGGGGATGGGAATTGAAGGGGAAATTCCTGCCTGTGCGGCCTGTGCTGCTAGCTTCTGCAAAGTAGCCTGATCAGGAATATTTGGCAGAGGAGCAGTATAAACTATATTGAACTCACCCCGGTCGAGTTTGGGAATAAATCCTTTAGGAATCAGGGGAATTAGCGCTATCCCAGCCACAAAACTGAGGACAGCTAACCCCAAAACTATCCCTCGGTGGCTCAAAGACCACCCCAACAAGTTTTGGTAAGATTGGGCAAAACCCGCCCAGAGATTGCTTTCTCGGCGTGGAGAACGGGAAGCTGTGGGTTTCAGCCAGTAGATACACAGCACCGGCGATAAAGTCCGGGCTACCATCATCGAAGTGAGCATCGCTGCTGAGACAGTGATGCCAAATGGCTTAAAGAATTGACCAATTACCCCACCCATCAAACCTATGGGGAGAAAAACCGCTACCGCTGTAAATGTAGCAGCGGTGACAGTTAGCCCAATTTCATTTGTAGCAATCAAAGCAGCTTGCCGGGGAGTTTCCCCATCTTCGACGTGTCGCATGATGTTTTCTACATCAACGATCGCATCATCGACAATACTGCCAATCACCAAAGCCAGTGCCAGCAAAGTAATTGTCTCTAAATTAAAGCCATAAATCGCCATCACAATAAACGTTCCCAGCAAAGAGACAGGAATCGCTAAGGCAGAAATTAGGGTAGCTTGCCAATTCCATAAAAATGGATAGATGACGATGATTGACAAAGCGATCGCTTCAATGAGTGCATCTATCGTTGACTTGGTAGCATCGCGGATATATTTTGCCTGAGTAGCGGCTAAAGAGAGTTTGATATCCTTCAAGCTAGACTGTAGCCGTTGGACTTCCTTCTCTACCAGGCTGACAACTTCCAAGGTGTTAGCGCTACCGCGTTTAATTACCTGAAAAGCCAAGGCATCTTTGCCATTAAACCGAATTAAATTTGCTCCTGCTTGGGGGGCTGCATTTGCGGCACTTGGGGGCGTAGCGGAGCTAGCATTGCCCAATAGAGAGACCTTTAAAACGCCAGGCAATTTAGCGATCGCCGGCACGATTTGCTCTTTTGCCAATTTACTCAAATCGCCGAGATTCCGCGAAGGACTCTCAATGGCGTAGCTAATAGCCGCCGACTCATTTAAATTCAAGGGAATAATTTTATAATTTGCTCCTTGAGGTAAAGTCAACTTTTTGAGTACAGATTCAGCGTTGCTGGTGGCTGTTTCTAAATTCGTCCCCACAGCAAAAGCCAGACTAACAGCAGATTGTCCTGGATAAGTGGATGAGCGAATCTCGTCAATTCCTTCCAGAGATTTCAGTTGCTCTTCCAGTGGAAGAGTGAGTTTTGCTTCCGTATCCAAAGCCGTAGTTAGCGGTGCTTGAGCATTCACCACCACCACCGGAAAGGTAATATCAGGAAACAAAGCATACTTCAGGGAACTGAAAGCTAAAATACCGGCTATAGTTACGGCTAGCCAAAAGCAGACCGTGAGCCAAGAATGTGCGATCGCTAATTTAGAAATATTAAAGCGCTCTCGTGCTGATTTTGCGCTATTAGACTTTACCATCTTAAAAATTCATCGAGCAAGTGACGCCATTACTTACGTCATGCTACAGCAAGCGGTTGTTGTTTGGGCGTTTGGATGGCTGATAAAAGCTATTGTCTGCCATACAGACCATTCGTAGACAGCAATGCTGTGCCCCTACCGCTGATCCAATTTTTATCTAATCAGGGACATACCCAAAACATAGTTGAACGAGTTAATAAATCAAAAATCTTCCCGCCGCTTCTTGATTTCCTGCAAACAGCAGCTTGAAATGTGGAAAGCTACAACCGATTAACTTACAACGCTTGTGGTAAAGCACTTTCAGCTTTTACACTACAATTAATTATGACTGGCGCGACTCCTCAAAACCTCAGAATCCTGAAGATGACTTAATTGTAGAGGGCTGGCGACGGTGCGCTGATGGAACCTTTGAAAAAATCGCCGAAACCGAACAAAATACAATAGATAAAACGGAGGATGCACAGTGACATCTTTTTTATGCGACCAGGTGATAGACTTTGATGCTGTTGATGCTTATGAAGCCAAAGACATAGAAAAGCTAGTAAATCAGATACAAACATTACTTACAACTGATAAAAATTCCAAAGTTGTAGTTTTGCTGAGAAATGCTCATTACCTAACGACAAAAGCCTTTGCTGTCCTATATAGCTACCTTCGTCAGCAACCGTCAGGCGATGTAGTGCTGATACTTGTCTCTGCGGATAAATCAAAAATCTTCCCGCCCCTGCTGGATTTCGTGCAGACAGCAGCTTGAAACGTAGAAAGCTACAACCGATTAACTGACAACACTTGTGTTCAAGCACTTTCAGCCCTTACACCACCGCAAGCGTTTTTTGCTGATATTCCTTTTCCCCTCTTCCTTGGCGTTCTTGGCGTCTTGGCGGTTCGTTAAAAAAGATATACTAACGACACAAAAAGCGAATCTTAACTCTTCTTCCCTCTTCCTCATATCAATTAGATACGACACGCGTGACGGATTTGAAACAAAAAGCAAGCGAATCGTAACTCTTCTTCCTTCTCCCCTCTTCCTCTGCGTCCTCTGCGCCTGGAGCGGTTCGTTACAAAATGCTTAACACCCCACCCATCAACACAATAATTGTTCCCCAAGGAGCAGAATATCAAGCAGTGAAACGCGGCTTAAACCGAGCCAGCGGTGAAAAACCCAACGTCATAGCGATTCCCGTAGGAGTACAGCCCCTACGCCAATACTTGCAACAGTGGACAGGAGAGAAAAATAGAATATTGCTGATGGGTTTATGTGGAAGCTTGCAGACACACCACACAGTTGGGGATGTCGTGTTGTACAAAGATTGTAATTATCAGGGAAAACTGCAAAAGTGTAACAACACACTCACCGCACAGATTCAAACCCATATACCAGATAAAGTAACACTTGTCAAATCATTAACAAGCGATCGCCTAATTTGGTCAGCAGCCGAAAAACGTTATCTAAGTGAGAACACTGGTGCTGATGTAGTAGATATGGAAGGATATGCCGCCCTAGAGTTTTTCCCAACCCTCGCCATATTGCGAGTAGTCAGCGACAACGCCCAGCACGATATACCCGATTTAACATCAGCCATTAGCCTGGATGGTTCACTAAAACCCTTAGAAATAGCGATCGCATTTTTCCGCCAACCTTTAGCTGCAACTCGGTTGATTCGTGGTTCCTTACGCGGGTTAAAAGTGTTAGAACAAGCCACAACTTCACTATTTTCTACCTAGAAAAAGTGAATAAGTAGGTAAATGCTAGTAGGTAATTCGCTCCATTCTCTTACCAAGGGAAGATGGATTGAATTCATATACTTATCTTAGGGTGTATGGAACCGAGTTAAGATATACCTCTATAATCTTTTAGCCAGATTAAAATCACCCCAATAGGTGGTTTTAAACTTTTTCTCTGTAGTTTAGGCAAAAATTGAGGCTTGGCAATGAATACAATCCGTGTAGTTTTAATTGAAGATCACGACCTTACACGAGTTGGTATCCGTGCTGCATTGCAGAAAGTGGATAACTTTGAAGTCGTCGGCGATGCTAGAGATGCCGAGTCTGGTCTAAAGCTACTAAACGCCACCCAACCAGATGTAGCGATAGTTGATGTCGGTCTGCCTAATATGAGCGGGATTGAGTTGACCCAACACTTCAAAAATTCAACAGATCCAGAACAAATTTCTGAAACCAAAATTTTGATTATGACCATGCAGGATAGTCCAGAAACTGTTCTCGCTGCCTTTGCTGCTGGGGCAGACTCTTACTGTATGAAAGATGCCAGCATTGATAAATTGGTAGATGCTTTGCGAAGCACCGCTAGTGGAAATGCCTGGATTGACCCAACAATTGCTCGAATCGTCTTGCAGCAGACTCAAAAAACTTCCATTGCTGGCGACGGAAATGCTCTACCTGACACAATTGCCATCAACGGCTTGCCAGCAAAATATAGCCAGATTGTCGAAAGCTTTCCCCTGACACCACGAGAATTAGATGTTTTGCGGCTGATTGTCGACGGATGCAGTAACGCGGCGATTGCCGAGCAACTATACATTTCAGTAGGTACAGTTAAAACACACGTTCGGAGTATTCTGAATAAGCTATGCGTCAGTGACCGCACTCAGATAGCAGTTCGTGCTTTGCGAGGTGGATTAGTCGCGTAACATCCTCAAAGCTATCGGACATACTGAAAACCTACTATGACTGAAGCATTGCCCGAAAAGGCTTTAAGCCAAGCTCCCCTACCCGCGAACGAAGTCGAACGCTTAACAGCACTTTATCGGTACAATGTTCTCGACACTCCACCCGAAGCTGCTTTTGATCGCATCACAGTTCTGGCTGCGCGGCTATTTGACATCCCAACTGTACTGGTTTCCCTGGTAGACGAATCGAGGGTCTGGTTCAAATCTAGCGTCGGGTGCGACACTCGTGAAATTAACAGGGAAGCGACCATTTGCAACTTTGCAGTTTGGCTGAACGAGATTTTAGTCATTCCAGATACCACAAAAGATGATCGCTTTGTGAATAATCCTTTAGTGCAGGATGAACAAGGCGTTCGTTTCTACGCAGGTGCCCCCTTGCTCACCCATGATGGCTTTAACTTGGGTACCCTGTGTCTGTTAGATAGCAAGCCACGGCAACAGTTGAGTGTTGAGCAAAAAGCCACCCTGACCGACCTAGCCGCAATGGTTGTAGATGAACTAGAGCTACGACTAGCATCTGGGAGAATCGCCCAGATAGATGCTGCCTTGCTACAGGTGACTCAGGGAGTTTCAGCAGTCACCGGCGAGGCATTTTTATTGTCTCTAGTGCAACACTTCACCCAAGTTTTAGGGATGGATTATGCCTACATCGGTCTGGTGATTGGTGATGAGCCAGAGGCAGTGAAAACCATAGCTGCTTGTGAACAAGGTCAGGTCGTGGACAACTTTGAATATTTGCTGCGTGACACGCCTTGTCAAGAAGTGATTCAGCAAAAAAAAATCTGCTGCTATCCCCGTGGAGTGCAAGCTCAATTTGCCGACGCCCAGATGCTGGCGCAGATGGAAGTAGAAAGTTATGTGGCGATTCCGTTTTTCGACTCTACAGGCACTCCCCTAGGATTGCTTGGTGTCATGGGACGAAAACCTCTAGAAAACGTCCAACTAGCATCCGCCCTGCTCACGCTCTTTGCGATGCGGATTGTGACTGAACTAGAGCGACAACAAGCCGAGGAGGCGCTAAGGCAGCGCGAAACAGAACTTCGCTTGATCACGAATACAGTCCCAGTTTTGATTTCCTTTGTAGATTCCGAGCAGTGCTATCGCTTCAATAATCGGGCTTACGAAGAATGGTTTGGCAAGAACGCAGCAGACATCTATGGTAAGCATCTGTGGGAGGTTTTGGGCGAATCGGCATATCAAGTGATTCGTCCCTACGTAGAGCAGGTATTAGCAGGAGGGCAAGTCACCTTTGAGAGTCAGGTTCCTTTCAAAGATGGTGGAACACGATACATCAGCGCCACTTACGTTCCCCGACTTGACAGCCAAGGAAATGTGGAAGGATTTGTGGCGTTGGTCAGCGACATGAGCGAACAACTTGCGGCGCTCCGCGATCGCCAGCAGGCTTATGAGGCACAGCAGGAGAGTGAAGCACGGTTTGAGATCCTGGCAGACTCAGCTCCTGTATTGATCTGGATGTCTGGACTCGATAAACTCTGCTATTACTTCAGTCAAGCTTGGCTCGACTTTACCGGGCGGACTCTGGAACAAGAAATGGGTAACGGTTGGCTGGAAGGCGTCCATCCTGATGAGCTAGAACATTGCATAGATACCTATGCTACTGCCTTTGATGCCCGTCAAAAGTTCATGATGGAATATCGCCTGCGGCGCTTTGATGGAGAGTATCGCTGGATTTTAGATATCGGCGTCCCTCGGTTTACACCAGACGGTAGCTTTGTTGGTTATGTCGGTTCCTGTATAGACATCACTGAACGCAAGCACTTTGAAGCAGAACGCGCTCAACTCCTAGCTCGCGAGCAACAGCAGACCCGCCTGTTACAAAAGCTGGCTGAAGCATCTCTCACGATCAACTCCACCCTATCGCTCAACGAACGGCTGCGGCTAATCACAGACCAAGCTCGCGAAATCATCGCCACTCATCAATCTGTTACCAGTATGACGGATAGTGATAACTGGGCACAAGCAATCCATACGGTGTCTCTCTCAGATAAGTATGCACAGTGGCGCGATTACAATCAGCAGCCAGATGGCTCTG includes the following:
- the hpnH gene encoding adenosyl-hopene transferase HpnH, coding for MAVNLQQAIDIGKYLVTQRLKGRKRFPLVLMLEPLFRCNLACTGCGKIQHPTEILKQNLTPEQCFAAVEECGAPVVSIPGGEPLLHPQIDVIVRGLIERKKYIYLCTNALLLEKSLDKFQPSPYLTFSVHLDGMREWHDQCVDRKGVFDIAVKAIRAAKAKGFRVTTNTTIFEGCNPQEMQEFFDFLETLNTDGMMISPGYSYEWAPDQDHFLQREQTRALFRQILAPYTAGKKNWNFNHNPLFLDFLIGEKDYECTPWGSPSYSVLGWQKPCYLLNEGYYTSFDELLAKTDWSKYGRASGNPKCADCMVHCGYEPTAAIDAMQPQNMARAIGSVFGK
- the hpnA gene encoding hopanoid-associated sugar epimerase, with the protein product MTQVFVTGGTGFVGAHVVRLLLQEGYTVKALVRPSSNLGNLRGLPVEIVKGDLNHPDLWQQMQGCQYLFHVAAHYSLWQVDKEQLYFDNVQGTRNVLAAAQKAGIERTVYTSSVAAIGVGASGKVVDESYQSPLEKLVGDYKKSKFLAEQVAIAAASLGQEIVVVNPSSPIGSMDIKPTPTGDIILRFLRRQMPFYLDTGLNFIDVRDVARGHLLALQKGKSGDRYILGNQNLSLKQLLEQLAEITGLKPPQKSIPPWIPYSAAWVDEKILAPLGKTPSVPLDGVRMAKQPMYYDASKAVRELGLPQSSLNLALKDAVDWFVSQGYVNKS
- a CDS encoding GAF domain-containing protein, with product MTEALPEKALSQAPLPANEVERLTALYRYNVLDTPPEAAFDRITVLAARLFDIPTVLVSLVDESRVWFKSSVGCDTREINREATICNFAVWLNEILVIPDTTKDDRFVNNPLVQDEQGVRFYAGAPLLTHDGFNLGTLCLLDSKPRQQLSVEQKATLTDLAAMVVDELELRLASGRIAQIDAALLQVTQGVSAVTGEAFLLSLVQHFTQVLGMDYAYIGLVIGDEPEAVKTIAACEQGQVVDNFEYLLRDTPCQEVIQQKKICCYPRGVQAQFADAQMLAQMEVESYVAIPFFDSTGTPLGLLGVMGRKPLENVQLASALLTLFAMRIVTELERQQAEEALRQRETELRLITNTVPVLISFVDSEQCYRFNNRAYEEWFGKNAADIYGKHLWEVLGESAYQVIRPYVEQVLAGGQVTFESQVPFKDGGTRYISATYVPRLDSQGNVEGFVALVSDMSEQLAALRDRQQAYEAQQESEARFEILADSAPVLIWMSGLDKLCYYFSQAWLDFTGRTLEQEMGNGWLEGVHPDELEHCIDTYATAFDARQKFMMEYRLRRFDGEYRWILDIGVPRFTPDGSFVGYVGSCIDITERKHFEAERAQLLAREQQQTRLLQKLAEASLTINSTLSLNERLRLITDQAREIIATHQSVTSMTDSDNWAQAIHTVSLSDKYAQWRDYNQQPDGSGIYTLVCRTQRVTRMTQAELEAHPNWHGFSLEESKHPPMRGWLAAPLTSRNGKNLGLIQLSDKYEGDFTPEDEAILVQLAQMASSAIDNAQLYEASQQANRVKDEFLAVLSHELRSPLSPILGWSQLLQTHSLDAAKTHQALTVIERNAKLQAELIDDLLDVSKILQGKLSLNICQVDLTSMIQGAIETVRLAAVAKSIQIQTMFKPNVGKVSGDPSRLQQVIWNLLSNAVKFTDVGGLVNIQLERLGSQAQITVSDTGKGISPDFLPYVFDYFRQADATTTRKFGGLGLGLAIVRHLVELHGGTVQAQSLGVGQGTTFTVLLPLILPLPETNQESQQSRQSLDLSGVKILVVDDDVDTREFIAFLLEQYGASVRVVASAREVLTALTQSRPDVLLSDIGMPEEDGYMLIQQVRTLPPDKGGLIPAIALTAYAGEINYQQALKAGFEKHIPKPVEPDKLVEAISNLVVKK
- a CDS encoding efflux RND transporter permease subunit yields the protein MVKSNSAKSARERFNISKLAIAHSWLTVCFWLAVTIAGILAFSSLKYALFPDITFPVVVVNAQAPLTTALDTEAKLTLPLEEQLKSLEGIDEIRSSTYPGQSAVSLAFAVGTNLETATSNAESVLKKLTLPQGANYKIIPLNLNESAAISYAIESPSRNLGDLSKLAKEQIVPAIAKLPGVLKVSLLGNASSATPPSAANAAPQAGANLIRFNGKDALAFQVIKRGSANTLEVVSLVEKEVQRLQSSLKDIKLSLAATQAKYIRDATKSTIDALIEAIALSIIVIYPFLWNWQATLISALAIPVSLLGTFIVMAIYGFNLETITLLALALVIGSIVDDAIVDVENIMRHVEDGETPRQAALIATNEIGLTVTAATFTAVAVFLPIGLMGGVIGQFFKPFGITVSAAMLTSMMVARTLSPVLCIYWLKPTASRSPRRESNLWAGFAQSYQNLLGWSLSHRGIVLGLAVLSFVAGIALIPLIPKGFIPKLDRGEFNIVYTAPLPNIPDQATLQKLAAQAAQAGISPSIPIPNPLNDSLEVAKKLEAVVRKSPAVETVFTTIGSREGEPNKGTLYVKLKENREIKTSELQDQFRASLPNLSGVTTSVEDIQFVDTGGQKPLQIALRGDDLKALSKTTKAIKERIEKLPGFADVTITGDTKQDTVFQIEHLNNQRVAYIGANLGKDLTLGNATDKVVAEAKAVIPPGVSLDLGGDSARQGEVFGSFGATLGLSALCIVVVLIWLFKGWVDPVVIGVSLPLALVGAMLALLITKSDFGMISLIGFVFLLGITNKNAILIVDYINQLRESGLDRTEAILKAGPVRLRPIMMTTASTILGMVPIALGLGAGSELRSPMAVAIAGGLVTSTILSLIVVPVVYAILDDWFPRFKQRENL
- a CDS encoding response regulator; the encoded protein is MNTIRVVLIEDHDLTRVGIRAALQKVDNFEVVGDARDAESGLKLLNATQPDVAIVDVGLPNMSGIELTQHFKNSTDPEQISETKILIMTMQDSPETVLAAFAAGADSYCMKDASIDKLVDALRSTASGNAWIDPTIARIVLQQTQKTSIAGDGNALPDTIAINGLPAKYSQIVESFPLTPRELDVLRLIVDGCSNAAIAEQLYISVGTVKTHVRSILNKLCVSDRTQIAVRALRGGLVA
- a CDS encoding nucleoside phosphorylase encodes the protein MLNTPPINTIIVPQGAEYQAVKRGLNRASGEKPNVIAIPVGVQPLRQYLQQWTGEKNRILLMGLCGSLQTHHTVGDVVLYKDCNYQGKLQKCNNTLTAQIQTHIPDKVTLVKSLTSDRLIWSAAEKRYLSENTGADVVDMEGYAALEFFPTLAILRVVSDNAQHDIPDLTSAISLDGSLKPLEIAIAFFRQPLAATRLIRGSLRGLKVLEQATTSLFST